A DNA window from Bacteroides cellulosilyticus contains the following coding sequences:
- a CDS encoding response regulator gives MNMEINPSEYKILIVDDVMSNVLLLKVLLTNEKFAIATASNGRQALEQVDKENPDLVLLDVMMPDMSGFEVAQHLKANPKTADIPIIFLTALNSTTDIVKGFQVGANDFISKPFNKEELIIRVTHQISLVAAKRIILNKTEELQRTIAGRDKLYSVIAHDLRSPMGSIKMVLNMLILNLPSEKIGAEMYELLTMANQTTEDVFSLLDNLLKWTKSQIGKLNVVYQDIDVVEVVDGVIDIFNMVAGMKKITIREEKPEKLAVSADIDMLKTVIRNLISNAIKFSNENSEVLVKLEAKDGMAVVSVQDHGCGIDEEGQKKLLHTDTHFSTFGTNNEEGSGLGLLLCQDFVVKNGGKLWFTSKKGEGSIFSFSVPLKK, from the coding sequence ATGAATATGGAAATTAATCCTTCTGAGTACAAAATTCTCATCGTCGACGATGTGATGTCCAACGTATTATTGTTGAAGGTACTCTTGACAAATGAAAAATTTGCAATCGCTACGGCAAGTAACGGTCGGCAAGCATTAGAGCAGGTAGATAAGGAAAACCCGGATTTGGTGTTGCTGGACGTGATGATGCCGGATATGAGTGGTTTTGAGGTGGCACAACATTTGAAAGCAAATCCCAAAACCGCAGATATTCCTATCATCTTCCTGACTGCACTGAACAGCACGACGGATATTGTAAAAGGTTTCCAGGTGGGAGCAAATGATTTTATCTCCAAACCTTTTAACAAGGAAGAGCTGATTATCCGTGTAACCCACCAAATTTCGTTGGTAGCTGCCAAACGTATTATTTTGAATAAAACCGAAGAATTGCAACGTACCATTGCCGGACGTGACAAACTTTATTCGGTGATTGCTCATGATTTACGTTCTCCTATGGGCTCCATCAAGATGGTGCTGAATATGTTGATATTGAATCTGCCGTCCGAAAAAATCGGTGCTGAGATGTATGAGCTGCTGACAATGGCAAATCAGACGACAGAAGATGTATTCTCCCTGTTGGATAACTTGCTGAAGTGGACTAAGAGCCAGATTGGTAAGTTGAATGTAGTATATCAGGATATTGATGTAGTAGAAGTTGTGGATGGAGTGATCGACATCTTCAATATGGTAGCCGGTATGAAGAAGATTACAATCCGTGAAGAGAAACCGGAGAAGTTAGCTGTATCTGCCGACATTGATATGCTGAAGACTGTAATACGCAATCTGATAAGCAATGCTATTAAGTTCAGTAACGAAAACTCTGAGGTGCTGGTGAAGCTGGAAGCGAAAGATGGCATGGCGGTAGTCAGCGTACAAGACCACGGTTGCGGTATTGACGAAGAAGGACAAAAGAAATTGCTGCATACAGATACTCACTTCAGCACATTCGGTACTAACAATGAAGAAGGTTCCGGTTTGGGATTGTTGTTGTGCCAGGATTTTGTGGTGAAGAATGGTGGTAAGTTGTGGTTTACCTCGAAGAAGGGTGAAGGTTCTATATTCAGTTTCTCTGTTCCGTTGAAAAAATAA
- a CDS encoding UDP-glucuronic acid decarboxylase family protein: MKNILVSGGAGFIGSHLCTRLINEGHHVICLDNLFTGAEANIEHLKSNSLFEFVHHDVEFPYHTETLDEIYNLACPASPIHYQYDAIKTIKTSVLGAINMLGLAKKTNAKILQASTSEIYGDPVVHPQVESYWGNVNPIGIRSCYDEGKRCSETLFMDYHRQNNIRIKIIRIFNTYGPRMLPNDGRVVSNFVVQALQDHDITIYGTGDQTRSFQYIDDLIEGMVRMMNTEDEFIGPVNLGNPNEFSILELAEKVIQLTGSKSKLVFKPLPHDDPKQRQPDITLAKEKLNWKPTIELEDGLKRIVEYFKEYRK; the protein is encoded by the coding sequence ATGAAAAATATATTGGTTAGCGGTGGTGCTGGTTTTATAGGGTCGCACTTATGCACACGGTTGATAAATGAAGGACATCATGTGATATGTCTTGACAATCTATTTACCGGCGCGGAAGCAAATATCGAGCATCTGAAAAGCAATTCTCTTTTTGAGTTTGTGCATCACGATGTGGAATTTCCCTATCATACCGAAACTCTTGATGAAATATACAATTTAGCTTGTCCGGCATCACCGATACATTACCAATATGATGCGATCAAAACGATTAAGACTTCTGTATTGGGAGCCATTAATATGCTGGGATTGGCAAAGAAGACGAATGCCAAGATTCTACAGGCATCTACCAGTGAAATATATGGTGATCCGGTAGTGCATCCTCAGGTGGAAAGTTATTGGGGAAATGTAAATCCAATAGGCATCCGTTCTTGTTATGATGAAGGGAAACGGTGTTCTGAAACTTTGTTTATGGATTATCACCGGCAAAACAACATTCGTATTAAAATTATTCGTATCTTTAACACGTATGGCCCACGAATGCTGCCGAATGATGGAAGAGTGGTTTCCAATTTTGTGGTTCAGGCATTGCAGGATCATGATATAACTATCTATGGAACAGGAGATCAGACGCGAAGCTTTCAATATATTGATGACCTCATAGAGGGAATGGTGAGAATGATGAACACGGAGGATGAATTTATTGGTCCGGTGAACCTTGGAAATCCGAATGAATTTTCCATCCTCGAATTAGCGGAAAAAGTGATCCAGTTGACAGGGTCGAAGTCGAAGTTGGTGTTCAAGCCACTTCCGCATGATGATCCTAAACAACGTCAGCCGGATATTACGCTGGCAAAAGAGAAGCTGAACTGGAAGCCTACCATTGAACTGGAAGACGGTTTGAAGCGGATTGTGGAATATTTTAAGGAATATCGTAAATAG